One Arvicanthis niloticus isolate mArvNil1 chromosome 13, mArvNil1.pat.X, whole genome shotgun sequence genomic window carries:
- the Triobp gene encoding TRIO and F-actin-binding protein isoform X6, with the protein MGGWKGPGQLRGREGLELRRPAAERGGGLGAPRSPARVSRAASPGAAMTPDLLNFKKGWMSILDEPGEWKKHWFVLTDSSLKYYRDSTAEEADELDGEIDLRSCTDVTEYAVQRNYGFQIHTKDAIYTLSAMTSGIRRNWIEALRKTVRPTSAPDVTKLSECNKENTLHGYGTQKSSLKIGEQRTGSEVIGRGGPRKVDGPRQSLDYVELSPLTPSSPQRMRTLSRSTPERPTKQEDLERDLAQRSEERRKWFESTDSRTPETPSGDGSRRGLGAPLTDDQQSRLSEEIEKKWQELEKLPLRENKRVPLTALLNQGHSDRRGPTSDSHEALEKEVQSLRAQLEAWRLRGEAPQNAPRLQEDSHIPPGYISQLVGMITVPILQTRPLSSERVCDLPEVPQPAGVRGGI; encoded by the exons atgggCGGATGGAAGGGGCCGGGGCAGCTCCGGGGAAGGGAAGGGCTGGAGTTACGGCGGCCGGCGGCCGAGAGGGGCGGCGGGCTGGGTGCGCCGCGGAGCCCGGCCCGAGTGTCCCGTGCAGCGTCCCCGGGCGCCGCCATGACG CCCGATCTGCTCAACTTCAAGAAGGGATGGATGTCGATCTTGGATGAGCCTGGAGAG TGGAAAAAGCATTGGTTCGTGCTGACGGATTCAAGCCTCAAATATTACAGAGACTCCACGGCTGAGGAG GCAGATGAGCTGGATGGCGAGATCGACCTGCGATCCTGCACAGATGTCACGGAGTATGCCGTCCAGCGCAACTATGGCTTCCAGATCCAT ACCAAGGATGCCATTTATACCTTGTCGGCCATGACCTCGGGCATCCGGCGGAACTGGATTGAGGCTCTCAGGAAGACTGTGCGACCAACTTCAGCCCCAGATGTCACCAA GCTCTCAGAATGCAATAAGGAAAACACGCTGCACGGCTATGGCACCCAGAAGAGCTCCCTGAAGATAGGGGAGCAGCGGACAGGCTCTGAGGTTATCGGCCGGGGTGGTCCTCGGAAGGTGGATGGACCGCGGCAGTCACTGGACTACGTGGAACTCTCTCCATTAACGCCAAGCTCCCCACAGCGCATGCGCACGCTGTCCCGCTCCACTCCTGAGCGCCCAACCAAACAGGAGGATCTGGAGCGGGACCTGGCACAACGCTCTGAGGAAAGACGCAAGTGGTTCGAGTCCACGGACAGCAGGACCCCAGAGACGCCCAGTGGTGATGGGTCTCGAAGGGGCCTGGGTGCCCCCCTGACTGATGACCAGCAGAGCAGACTCAGTGAGGAGATTGAAAAGAAGTGGCAGGAATTGGAAAAGCTGCCCCTGCGGGAGAACAAGCGAGTGCCGCTCACTGCCCTGCTCAACCAAGGCCACAGCGACCGCCGGGGACCTACAAGTGACAGCCATGAGGCCCTGGAGAAGGAG GTCCAGTCTCTCCGTGCCCAGCTGGAGGCTTGGCGTCTCCGAGGGGAAGCTCCTCAGAATGCACCCAGACTCCAGGAGGACAGCCATATCCCTCCAGGCTACATCTCGCAG CTGGTGGGCATGATCACtgtgcccattttacagacaaggcCACTGAGCTCTGAGAGGGTATGTGACCTGCCCGAGGTTCCCCAGCCTGCAGGTGTCAGAGGTGGGATTTGA